The sequence below is a genomic window from Bactrocera neohumeralis isolate Rockhampton chromosome 4, APGP_CSIRO_Bneo_wtdbg2-racon-allhic-juicebox.fasta_v2, whole genome shotgun sequence.
AGTGGCGACGTTCACTCACCAAAAATGAGTTATTATTATCTTGTTGTTCTCTACTTTGTCTATGTATACTGCTGTAGCTTTGACGTTCACTAGGGAAAACCGAACTCGATGGCTCCTCGTGCAAGTTTAAAATACTCTTGCGATGAATTTTACCATTCGATGTAAGACTACCTATCTGATTGGAATCGTTAGAAATAGATTTTCGATGAAATACTGAGTTCGTAACGTTCGTATCGGCAGTGAAGTCGCTTCTTCGATGATGAAAATGTTTGGATACTGTAGCAGCTGAAGAACTAGATTTCGTTTTTGACGAGCAGCTTTCAACGGCTGTGGACTTTTGTTGAGTGGTATGTGTTTGATCTGACATAAATTTAGCCGATCCAGCAGCGTTTAGCTTTGCTGATGCGCTCTGCATTTCTCCAAACTTGCATTGGGTGGAGTGTGTTTGACCGGTGACTTCTCCCATTGTTGTACTGGATAATACTCTTTCAGAAGTGTTGCCAATTTTACTAGTTTTGAATTGTGCCGAGGAGGACTCATGCGACGAAGCGTTCATGCGGGTATcaatcattttattttcctttctaATACGATTTTCGGTCATAGAAATTGCCTCGTCGTGTTTATTTTCAACGTTTACAATGTTCTTAACATTGTTGGTCTTTGCAACATTCTCTATGACATTCACTCTCTCTTGTCGTTTAACATATTCTGTTTCTGGTTCTTTCTTAACCCGACCACCTATTACTGTAGTTACCTTTTTCGTCGATACTACTACTAAACCGTCAACGGGTTTATCCGAACTTACATTTGCGGCAGGAATTGCTTGTTTGCCAGAAACAAAGTTCATTTGATTAGTCGTTTTCAAAATGGCGTTATCCTCTCCAAGAGTTATAGATGATTTGTTATGAGAATACTTCGATCGGACAGCCTTTTGTACTACTTTAGTGCTGTCTAATCTTGAACTTTGCTTTTCATTGTAGTCATCTCTTCTGGAAACCTGAAGAGTGCCCTCTAGTTTGAGATTGTCTACTGGACGTTTTACAACCACCTTTTCAGTAgcagttttcaaaagtttagaATCGGTTCTATCTGTAGATGAAATATACATGTGTCCTTCTGGCCTAAGATTATCTTCCGGTTTTACTTGTTTTGGACGCTCAGCCGGCTGATATTGCTGTTTTTCCTTACTGTAGAAAGTGCCTTCAGGTTTAAGGTTATTACGTGGCACAATTTTGTCTGGTCTCTTAACACCCACGTGCTTTTCCGTCTCTGTAAAGGTCATCTCCCCCTCCATTCTTAAATTATCTTTGTGAATGACTCGTCTCACTTTTTCAGCCGGTTTAAATCCGGGTTTATCAGGAGTGTAAAATTCACCCTCCGTTCTTAAATTATCAGAGGGTACAACCTTTTCGGGCCTATTTACATACTGATACTGATTTTTCTCTGCAAACGTCATTTCTCCTTCCATGTGTAAATTATCTTTTCGGACAATGCGTTTTGTTTTCTCGGCGGGCTTGAATGATGTTTTCTCGGGTACGGTAAATTCACCCTCCACTTTTAAATTGTCTTTGGGTTTTTTCACTACAGGTCGTTCACCAGACTTGTATGAAGGCTTCTCCACTTTATAAAATTCGCCTTCAGGTCTTAGGTTATCTGTAGGTTTTATTTGATCCGGCTTTTTAACAAACTCATATTCCGTTTTCTCGGTAAATATAATTTCTCCTTCCGTACGAAGGTTGTCCTTTCTAATAATTCGCTCACTTTTTTCAGCAGGTCTAAACGCAATTTTTTCTGGTACATAAATGTTTCCCTCTGATTTGAGATTATCTTGTGGTTTTTTCGGAACAGGACGTTCGGCGGGTTTATACCCAGGTTTCTCTGGCTTATAAAATTCTCCCTCAGGCCGTAGATTATCTGCATGCTTTACTTGTGACGGTCGCTCACCGTGTCTGAATTTTGGTTTATCGGGAGAATAAAATTCTCCTTCAGGCTTCAAATTATCCTCCGGACGCTTCTGTACGGGACGTTCGGCTGGTTTATACCCAGGCTTCTCTGGTGTATAAAACTCTCCCTCAGGGCGTAGATTGTCTGCATGCTTTACTTGTGATGGACGCTCTCCGGGTTGGAATTTTGGTTTATCGGGAGAATAAAATTCTCCTTCGGGCTTCAAATTATCCTCCGGACGCTTCTGTACAGGACGTTCGGCTGGTTTATACCCTGGTTTCTCTGGTGTATAAAACTCTCCTTCAGGCCGTAGGTTATCTGCATGTTTTACTTGTGATGGCCGCTCTCCGGGTTGGAATTTTGGTTTATCGGGAGAATAAAATTCTCCTTCGGGCTTCAAATTATCTTCCGGACGCTTCTGTACAGGACGTTCCGCTGGTTTATACCCAGGCTTCTCTGGTGTATAAAACTCTCCCTCAGGGCGTAGATTGTCTGCATGCTTTACTTGTGATGGACGCTCTCCGGGTTGGAATTTTGGTTTATCAGGAGAATAAAATTCTCCTTCAGGCTTCAAATTATCCTCCGGACGCTTCTGTACGGGACGTTCGGCTGGTTTATACCCAGGTTTCTCTGGTGTATAAAACTCTCCCTCAGGGCGTAGATTGTCTGCATGCTTTACTTGTGATGGACGCTCTCCTGGTTGGAATTTTGGTTTATCGGGAGAATAAAATTCTCCTTCGGGCTTCAAATTATCCTCCGGACGCTTCTGTACAGGACGTTCGGCTGGTTTATACCCAGGTTTCTCTGGTGTATAAAATTCTCCCTCAGGCCGCAGGTTATCTGCATGCTTTACTTGTGATGGCCGCTCTCCGGGTTGGAATTTTGGTTTATCGGGAGAATAAAATTCTCCTTCAGGCTTCAAATTATCCTCCGGACGCTTCTGTACGGGACGTTCGGCTGGTTTATACCCAGGTTTCTCTGGTGTATAAAACTCTCCCTCAGGGCGTAGATTGTCTGCATGCTTTACTTGTGATGGACGCTCTCCTGGTTGGAATTTTGGTTTATCGGGAGAATAAAATTCTCCTTCGGGCTTCAAATTATCCTCCGGACGCTTCTGTACAGGACGTTCGGCTGGTTTATACCCAGGTTTCTCTGGTGTATAAAATTCTCCCTCAGGCCGTAGGTTATCTGCATGCTTTACTTGTGATGGACGCTCTCCTGGTTGGAATTTTGGTTTATCGGGAGAATAAAATTCTCCTTCAGGCTTCAAATTATCCTCTGGCCGCTTCTGTGTGGGACGTTCGGCCGGTTTATACCCAGGTTTCTGTGGAGTGTAAAATTCTCCTTCTGGCCGAAGATTGTCTACATGTTTCACTTGTGACGGCCGCTCGCCAGGTtggaattttggtttttctggGGTATAAAACTCTCCTTCTGGCTTTAAATTGTCTGTAGGCTTCACTTGCTCTGGCCTGCtaacaaattcatatttttcttttgtttcgaAAGTCATTTCACCTTCAGTGCGTAAGTTATCCTTCCTAATAATACGTTCGACTTTTTCTGCTGGCCTATAACCAGGCTTTCCAGGTGTGTAAAACTCGCCCTCAGGACGTAAGTTATCTTTTGGCTTCTTCTGAGTAGGTCGTTCGGCGGGTATGTAATCGGATTTTTCTGGAGAATAAAACTCGCCTTCTGTTCGAAGATTATCTTCAGGCTTCTTTTGTATTGGACGCTCTGCGGGCCTATAACTTGTTTTCTCAGGTATATAAAACTCACCTTCAGGCTTTAAGTTATCTTCGCGTCTAATAACTAACGGAGTCTCAGCTGCCTGATATTTTGGTTTTTCGGGAGTATAGAAATCACCCTCGGGTTTGAGATTATCAGTGGGTTTAATCTGATCAGGTCTAATGACAAACGTATATTCttcttttctttcaaaattcatttcacCTTCTGAGCGGAGATTGTCTTTCCTTATAATACGTTCAACCTTTTCAGCCGGTTTGTATACTAACTTCTCTGGTACTGTAAACGCACCTTCGGGTCTCAAGTTATCCTCAGGTTTAATTTGAGAAGGTCGTTCTGAAACTTGATACATTGGCTTTTCTGGAGTGTAAAATTCTCCCTCTGGTTTGAGGTTATCAATAGGTTTGACTTGCTCAGGTCTATTAACAAATTGATAATCTTCTTTTACTTCAAATATCATCTCCCCTTCAGTTCGCAAGTTATCTTTTCTTATTATTCGTTCTGTTCTTTCAGCTGGAGTGTAAGTGGTTTTCTCTGGAACAGTGAACTCTCCTTCAGGTCGTAAATTATCAAGAGGTTTTTTTTGAGTTGGCCTCTCCGCCGGCCGGTAACCAGGTTTTTCGGGTGTATAAAATTCACCTTCTGGTTTAAGGTTGTCTTCATGCTTGACTGGAGAAGGCCGATCTGCTGgaacaaaatcgactttttgtGGTTTATAAAACTCCCCGTCCGGTTTCAAATTATCTTCCCGTCTAATAATCAATGGCTTTTCGGCTGGCTGATACTTCGATTTTTCCGGAGCGTAGAATTCGCCTTCCGGTTTTAGATTATCAGTGGGTTTCAATTGCTCTGGCCTAACAACAAACTGATATTCTTCCTTCGTTTCAAAAGTCATCTCACCTTCTGAGCGCAAGTTATCCTTTCTAACAATACGTTCGACTTTTTCCGCTGGTTGGTAAGGTGTTTTCTGCGGAATAGTGAATTCACCTTCTGGTCTTAAATTGTCCTCAGGTTTCTTTGCAATAGGTCGGTCAGCGGACTGGTAGTCTGGTTTATCAGGAGCATAAAACTCTCCCTCCTGTCTCAAATTGTCTTGGGGTTTTTTCTGAGTTGGGCGTTCCGCAGGTTCAAAACCAGGTTTCTCGGGTGTATAGAATTCACCCTCCGGTTTTAAATTATCCTTATGTCGAATTTGCACTGGCTTTTCAGCAGGTTGGTATTTTGGTTTTTCTGGGGTATAGAATTCTCCTTCCGGTCTAAGATTATCTACCGGTTTGACTTGCTCTGGTCTATTTACAAATTGATATTCttctttcttttcaaaaataatttcccCTTCTGAGCGCAAGTTGTCTTTCCTTACTACACGAACAGTTTTTTCGGCgggtttatatatttctttttcggGAATCATGAACTCGCCTTCCGGTCTTAAGTTATCTTCAGGTTTCAATTGAGTAGGTCTTTCAGCAGCCTTAAATTCCTGCTTGTCTGGTACATAAAACTCACCTTCTGGACGCAAATTATCTTCTGGCCGCTTTTGAATTGGACGCTCTGCTGGTGTGAAACCTGGTTTTTGTGGAGTATAGAATTCGCCTTCGGGTTTTAAGTTATCTTCGTGTCTGATTTGTAAAGGTTTTTCAGCTGGCTTATATATTGATTTCTCTGGAGCATAAAACTCGCCTTCTGGCTTTAGATTATCAGTGGGTTTCACTTGATTGGGCCTAATAACAAACTGATATTCTTCTTTTGTTTCGAATGTCATTTCACCTTCTGTGCGTAAATTGTCCTTTCTAATAACACGTTCAATTTTTTCAGCAGGTTTATACATTTCTTTTTCCGGAACAAGAAACTCGCCTTCAGGTTTCAAATTATCTATAGGTTTCTTTTGCGTTGGACGTTCGGCGGGTTGATAAGTGGGTTTCTCGTGTTTATAGAACTCCCCTTCTGGTTTCAAATTGTCTTCTGGGCGTTTCTGAGTTGGACGTTCTGCTGGCCTATATCCAGGTTTTTCTGGAGTGTAAAATTCTCCCTCAGGGCGAAGGTTGTCCTCTGGTCTAACTTGTGTAGGACGTTCTCCTGGTTGAAACTTTGTTTTCTCTGGTGAATAGAAATCACCTTCTGGCTTCAAATTATCTTCCGGCCGTTTCTGAGTTGGACGTTCTGCTGGTCTAAATCCGGGCTTCTCAGGAGTGTAAAATTCGCCTTCGGGTCGCAAATTGTCAGCATGTCGTACTTGAGTGGGACGCTCTCCAGGTTGGAACTTAGGTTTCTCTGGTGAATAGAAATCACCTTCTGGCTTCAAATTATCCTCTGGCCGTTTCTGAGTTGGACGTTCTGCTGGCCTAAATCCAGTTTTTTCTGGAGTGTAAAATTCACCCTCAGGCCTAAGGTTGTCCTCTGGTCTAACTTGTGTGGGACGTTCTCCTGGTTGGAACTTTGTCTTCTCTGGTGTATAGAACTCGCCTTCTGGTCTCAAATTATCTTCCGGTTTCTTCTGAACTGGACGTTCAGCGGGTCTAAATCCAGGTTTTTCGGGAGTGTAAAATTCACCCTCAGGCCTAAGGTTGTCCTCTGGTCTAACTTGTGTGGGACGTTCTCCTGGTTGGAACTTTGTCTTCTCTGGTGTATAGAACTCGCCTTCTGGTCTCAAATTATCTTCTGGCTTCTTTTGAGTTGGACGTTCAGCTGGTCTAAATCCGGGCTTCTCAGGAGTGTAAAATTCGCCTTCGGGTTTCAAATTATCAGCATGTCGTACTTGTGTGGGGCGCTCTCCAGGTTGGAACTTTGGTTTCTCTGGTGAATAGAAATCACCTTCTGGTTTCAAATTATCCTCTGGCCGTTTCTGAGTTGGACGTTCTGCTGGCCTATATCCAGGTTTTTCTGGAGTGTAAAATTCACCCTCAGGCCGAAGGTTGTCCTCTGGTCTAACTTGTGTAGGACGTTCTCCTGGTTgaaactttgttttttctggTGCATAAAACTCTCCTTCTGGTCTCAAATTATCTTCTGGCTTCTTTTGAGTTGGACGTTCAGCTGGTCTAAATCCGGGCTTCTCAGGAGTGTAAAATTCGCCTTCGGGTCGCAAATTATCAGCATGTCGTACTTGAGTGGGACGCTCTCCAGGTTGGAACTTAGGTTTCTCTGGTGAATAGAAATCACCTTCTGGCTTCAAATTATCCTCTGGCCGTTTCTGAGTTGGACGTTCTGCTGGCCTAAATCCAGTTTTTTCTGGAGTGTAAAATTCACCCTCAGGCCTAAGGTTGTCCTCTGGTCTAACTTGTGTGGGACGTTCTCCTGGTTGGAACTTTGTCTTCTCTGGTGTATAGAACTCGCCTTCTGGTCTCAAATTATCTTCCGGTTTCTTCTGAACTGGACGTTCAGCGGGTCTAAATCCAGGTTTTTCGGGAGTGTAAAATTCACCCTCAGGCCTAAGGTTGTCCTCTGGTCTAACTTGTGTGGGACGTTCTCCTGGTTGGAACTTTGTCTTCTCTGGTGTATAGAACTCGCCTTCTGGTCTCAAATTATCTTCTGGTTTCTTTTGAGTTGGACGTTCAGCTGGTCTAAATCCGGGCTTCTCAGGAGTGTAAAATTCGCCTTCGGGTTTCAAATTATCAGCATGTCGTACTTGTGTGGGGCGCTCTCCAGGTTGGAACTTTGGTTTCTCTGGTGAATAGAAATCACCTTCTGGTTTCAAATTATCCTCTGGCCGTTTCTGAGTTGGACGTTCTGCTGGCCTATATCCAGGTTTTTCTGGAGTGTAAAATTCACCCTCAGGCCGAAGGTTGTCCTCTGGTCTAACTTGTGTAGGACGTTCTCCTGGTTgaaactttgttttttctggTGCATAAAACTCTCCTTCTGGTCTCAAATTATCTTCTGGCTTCTTTTGAGTTGGACGTTCAGCTGGTCTAAATCCGGGCTTCTCAGGAGTGTAAAATTCGCCTTCGGGTCGCAAATTATCAGCATGTCGTACTTGTGTGGGACGCTCTCCAGGTTGGAACTTTGGTTTCTCTGGTGAATAGAAATCACCTTCTGGTTTCAAATTGTCTTCTGGCTTCTTTTGAGTTGGACGTTCAGCGGGTCTAAACCCATGTTTTTCAGGAGTGTAAAACTCACCCTCAGGCCGAAGGTTGTCCTCTGGTCTAACTTGTGTGGGACGTTCCCCTGGTTgaaactttgttttttctggTGCATAAAACTCTCCTTCTGGTCTCAAATTATCTTCTGGCTTCTTTTGAGTTGGACGTTCAGCTGGTCTAAATCCGGGCTTCTCAGGAGTGTAAAATTCGCCTTCGGGTTTCAAATTATCAGCATGTCGTACTTGTGTGGGGCGCTCTCCAGGTTGGAACTTTGGTTTCTCTGGTGAATAGAAATCACCTTCTGGTTTCAAATTATCCTCTGGCCGTTTCTGAGTTGGACGTTCTGCTGGCCTATATCCAGGTTTTTCTGGAGTGTAAAATTCACCCTCAGGCCGAAGGTTGTCCTCTGGTCTAACTTGTGTAGGACGTTCTCCTGGTTgaaactttgttttttctggTGCATAAAACTCTCCTTCTGGTCTCAAATTATCTTCTGGCTTCTTTTGAGTTGGACGTTCAGCTGGTCTAAATCCGGGCTTCTCAGGAGTGTAAAATTCGCCTTCGGGTCGCAAATTATCAGCATGTCGTACTTGTGTGGGACGCTCTCCAGGTTGGAACTTTGGTTTCTCTGGTGAATAGAAATCACCTTCTGGTTTCAAATTGTCTTCTGGCTTCTTTTGAGTTGGACGTTCAGCGGGTCTAAACCCATGTTTTTCAGGAGTGTAAAACTCACCCTCAGGCCGAAGGTTGTCCTCTGGTCTAACTTGTGTGGGACGTTCCCCTGGTTgaaactttgttttttctggTGCATAAAACTCTCCTTCTGGTCTCAAATTATCTTCTGGCTTCTTTTGAGTTGGACGTTCAGCTGGTCTAAATCCGGGCTTCTCAGGAGTGTAAAATTCACCCTCAGGCCTAAGGTTGTCCTCTGGTCTAACTTGTGTAGGACGTTCTCCTGGTTGATACTTTGATTTTTCTGGTGTATAGAACTCGCCTTCTGGTCTCAAATTATCTTCTGGCTTCTTTTGAGTTGGACGTTCAGCTGGTCTAAATCCGGGCTTCTCAGGAGTGTAAAATTCGCCTTCGGGTCGCAAGTTGTCAGCATGTCTAACTTGTGTGGGACGCTCTCCAGGTTGGAACTTTGGTTTCTCTGGTGAATAGAACTCGCCTTCTGGTCTCAAATTATCTTCTGGCTTTTTCTGAGTTGGACGTTCAGCTGGTCTAAACCCAGGTTTTTCAGGAGTGTAAAACTCACCCTCAGGCCTAAGGTTGTCCTCTGGTCTAACTTGTGTAGGACGTTCTCCTGGTTGGAACTTTGACTTTTCTGGTGTATAGAACTCGCCTTCTGGTCTCAAATTATCTTCTGGTTTCTTCTGAACTGGACGTTCAGCAGGCCTAAATCCAGGTTTTTCGGGAGTGTAAAATTCACCCTCAGGGCGAAGGTTGTCCCCTGGTCTAACTTGTGTTGGACGTTCTCCTGGTTGAAACTGTGCCTTTTCGGGTGTATAGAACTCGCCTTCTGGTCTCAAATTATCTTCTGGCTTCTTCTGAACTGGACGTTCAGCAGGCCTAAATCCAGGTTTTTCTGGAGTGTAAAACTCGCCTTCTGGTTGCAAATTGTCAGCATGTCTTACTTGCGTGGGACGCTCTCCTGGTTGGAATTTTATCTTCTCTGGTTTATAGAATTCTCCTTCTGGTTTCAAATTGTCTTCTGGTTTCGTTTGTGTAGGACGTTCAGCAGGTCTAAATCCGGGTTTTTCAGGCGTATAAAACTCTCCTTCCGATTTAAGATTATCAATTGGTTTGATTTGTTCCGGCCTACTCACAAATGTGTATTCTTCTTTTACGTCAAATATCATTTCTCCTTCTGTTTTGAGATTGTCTTTTCTTATTACTCGTGTTGTCTGTTCCGCTGGTGCATACGAGATCTTTTCCGGCACTATGAATTCACCTTCAGGGCGGAGATTGTCCTCTGGTTTCTTTTGTAACGGGCGTTCTGTTGATTGATAGACTGGTTTGTCGGGAGTGTAGAAATCTCCTTCCGGTTTTAGGTTgtctttatatttaatttgagtAGGTTTTTCTGCTGGAACatacgttgttttttctggcaTATAAAATTCACCTTCAGATTTGAGGTTATCAGTGGGTTTGACTGGCAGAGGCCTTATTACATATTGATATTCCTCTTTTTCCGTAAATGTCATTTCTCCTTCACTGCGCAAGTTGTCTTTTCTAATTATGCGTTCCGTTCTTTCAGCCGGTTGGAATGGAATTTTTTCGGGAACTATAAATTCTCCCTCAGGTTTCAAATTGTCCTCGGGTTTTATTAAAGTGACTTGCTCGTCAATGTCGTACAAAAGTTTTAATCGAGATTCTTCGAGATCCTTTTTAGACCAAGTGTTGGACCTTATTCGCGTTTGAGATTCGTCCAGCAAAtctattaattaacaaaaaacgcagttcttaatttaaacaaaggatatattgtatatactataGACTTTACCTATAGTCTCTATTATAGCATCCGTCTTCTTAACGCTTGAAGCACAATGGTGGCGACTGAAAtgagcatacatatatgatattttgatataaaatgcTAATTTAAAGCCAATTATAAAGAACCAACATTTCTAAAAGCTAATTATTTATATTGCTTACCCGCAAGTGCAGAT
It includes:
- the LOC126756767 gene encoding uncharacterized protein LOC126756767 isoform X40; its protein translation is MVSKGSKKKQQQISVSDSKNAASTSSTTSSSSKTVVHTAGTEAASTSSSAVGVTSTSSPTWTKTSQTLQKSESAASNKSMLATTHSGTQSQLQSTLFKSSSSSSSHTESRSEQKQRRQQIEQQQQQQQEQLYEIVSDVGSIGGGQSAPIASIMSDTLKSTKASSSSSSFQQKSEYYEEISNDFSNAKIISSIDLLESDKKEPVFSVPIDVIEIVGSGSSSIGSNYNKAYLSSSQSQTGIMTSTSSSNFAHIESASSSSKVIDGGITITDMSTENSKSISSTSNTAKSGKVTSTNVEMTSSSNKFLTNDVNNSSTEVNSYTSYSTIDGKAINGATTPVIAPLITSPAKTQQTSTAFTKSTQRAIDDDSHSITSTAHSEITSQGDSTSLTETAKNLKSDVVVSGSSRQLASNVTNKSTKKSSIIEQNISEQTIEESSLKKSKSTSKKEVYDVKTKRWTELNEKTGTGATNKKQPTIERYVSRESDGTYKITYKKKIFDQRANKWKIVEEKTVDSAHDTHYPEIVDDVINTTTTTYTTKVYDTKTGEWKIVEEKSFVDSKAFVPNDIVREIEKDNTDVANITTTTEVTKIFDASLNDWRVLDEKTHTDVIERIVETPKKTIYIDEFVEIEKNVQITEDSENITNERTNTSKRKDITTNIYDEVDDVKREKLTTSDSRIRGVDKKETFGSKHTDMCICEICTCGRHHCASSVKKTDAIIETIDLLDESQTRIRSNTWSKKDLEESRLKLLYDIDEQVTLIKPEDNLKPEGEFIVPEKIPFQPAERTERIIRKDNLRSEGEMTFTEKEEYQYVIRPLPVKPTDNLKSEGEFYMPEKTTYVPAEKPTQIKYKDNLKPEGDFYTPDKPVYQSTERPLQKKPEDNLRPEGEFIVPEKISYAPAEQTTRVIRKDNLKTEGEMIFDVKEEYTFVSRPEQIKPIDNLKSEGEFYTPEKPGFRPAERPTQKKPEDNLRPEGEFYSPEKPKFQPGERPTQVRHADNLRPEGEFYTPEKPGFRPAERPTQKKPEDNLRPEGEFYTPEKSKYQPGERPTQVRPEDNLRPEGEFYTPEKPGFRPAERPTQKKPEDNLRPEGEFYAPEKTKFQPGERPTQVRPEDNLRPEGEFYTPEKHGFRPAERPTQKKPEDNLKPEGDFYSPEKPKFQPGERPTQVRHADNLRPEGEFYTPEKPGFRPAERPTQKKPEDNLRPEGEFYAPEKTKFQPGERPTQVRPEDNLRPEGEFYTPEKPGYRPAERPTQKRPEDNLKPEGDFYSPEKPKFQPGERPTQVRHADNLKPEGEFYTPEKPGFRPAERPTQKKPEDNLRPEGEFYAPEKTKFQPGERPTQVRPEDNLRPEGEFYTPEKHGFRPAERPTQKKPEDNLKPEGDFYSPEKPKFQPGERPTQVRHADNLRPEGEFYTPEKPGFRPAERPTQKKPEDNLRPEGEFYAPEKTKFQPGERPTQVRPEDNLRPEGEFYTPEKPGYRPAERPTQKRPEDNLKPEGEFYTPEKTKFQPGERPTQVRPEDNLRPEGEFYTPEKPGFRPAERPVQKKPEDNLRPEGEFYTPEKTKFQPGERPTQVRPEDNLRPEGEFYTPEKPGFRPAERPTQKKPEDNLRPEGEFYAPEKTKFQPGERPTQVRPEDNLRPEGEFYTPEKPGYRPAERPTQKRPEDNLKPEGDFYSPEKPKFQPGERPTQVRHADNLKPEGEFYTPEKPGFRPAERPTQKKPEDNLRPEGEFYTPEKTKFQPGERPTQVRPEDNLRPEGEFYTPEKPGFRPAERPVQKKPEDNLRPEGEFYTPEKTKFQPGERPTQVRPEDNLRPEGEFYTPEKTGFRPAERPTQKRPEDNLKPEGDFYSPEKPKFQPGERPTQVRHADNLRPEGEFYTPEKPGFRPAERPTQKRPEDNLKPEGDFYSPEKTKFQPGERPTQVRPEDNLRPEGEFYTPEKPGYRPAERPTQKRPEDNLKPEGEFYKHEKPTYQPAERPTQKKPIDNLKPEGEFLVPEKEMYKPAEKIERVIRKDNLRTEGEMTFETKEEYQFVIRPNQVKPTDNLKPEGEFYAPEKSIYKPAEKPLQIRHEDNLKPEGEFYTPQKPGFTPAERPIQKRPEDNLRPEGEFYVPDKQEFKAAERPTQLKPEDNLRPEGEFMIPEKEIYKPAEKTVRVVRKDNLRSEGEIIFEKKEEYQFVNRPEQVKPVDNLRPEGEFYTPEKPKYQPAEKPVQIRHKDNLKPEGEFYTPEKPGFEPAERPTQKKPQDNLRQEGEFYAPDKPDYQSADRPIAKKPEDNLRPEGEFTIPQKTPYQPAEKVERIVRKDNLRSEGEMTFETKEEYQFVVRPEQLKPTDNLKPEGEFYAPEKSKYQPAEKPLIIRREDNLKPDGEFYKPQKVDFVPADRPSPVKHEDNLKPEGEFYTPEKPGYRPAERPTQKKPLDNLRPEGEFTVPEKTTYTPAERTERIIRKDNLRTEGEMIFEVKEDYQFVNRPEQVKPIDNLKPEGEFYTPEKPMYQVSERPSQIKPEDNLRPEGAFTVPEKLVYKPAEKVERIIRKDNLRSEGEMNFERKEEYTFVIRPDQIKPTDNLKPEGDFYTPEKPKYQAAETPLVIRREDNLKPEGEFYIPEKTSYRPAERPIQKKPEDNLRTEGEFYSPEKSDYIPAERPTQKKPKDNLRPEGEFYTPGKPGYRPAEKVERIIRKDNLRTEGEMTFETKEKYEFVSRPEQVKPTDNLKPEGEFYTPEKPKFQPGERPSQVKHVDNLRPEGEFYTPEKPGYKPAERPVQKRPEDNLKPEGEFYSPDKPKFQPGERPSQVKHADNLRPEGEFYTPEKPGYKPAERPVQKRPEDNLKPEGEFYSPDKPKFQPGERPSQVKHADNLRPEGEFYTPEKPGYKPAERPVQKRPEDNLKPEGEFYSPDKPKFQPGERPSQVKHADNLRPEGEFYTPEKPGYKPAERPVQKRPEDNLKPEGEFYSPDKPKFRHGERPSQVKHADNLRPEGEFYKPEKPGYKPAERPVPKKPQDNLKSEGNIYVPEKIAFRPAEKSERIIRKDNLRTEGEIIFTEKTEYEFVKKPDQIKPTDNLRPEGEFYKVEKPSYKSGERPVVKKPKDNLKVEGEFTVPEKTSFKPAEKTKRIVRKDNLHMEGEMTFAEKNQYQYVNRPEKVVPSDNLRTEGEFYTPDKPGFKPAEKVRRVIHKDNLRMEGEMTFTETEKHVGVKRPDKIVPRNNLKPEGTFYSKEKQQYQPAERPKQVKPEDNLRPEGHMYISSTDRTDSKLLKTATEKVVVKRPVDNLKLEGTLQVSRRDDYNEKQSSRLDSTKVVQKAVRSKYSHNKSSITLGEDNAILKTTNQMNFVSGKQAIPAANVSSDKPVDGLVVVSTKKVTTVIGGRVKKEPETEYVKRQERVNVIENVAKTNNVKNIVNVENKHDEAISMTENRIRKENKMIDTRMNASSHESSSAQFKTSKIGNTSERVLSSTTMGEVTGQTHSTQCKFGEMQSASAKLNAAGSAKFMSDQTHTTQQKSTAVESCSSKTKSSSSAATVSKHFHHRRSDFTADTNVTNSVFHRKSISNDSNQIGSLTSNGKIHRKSILNLHEEPSSSVFPSERQSYSSIHRQSREQQDNNNSFLVSERRHFNTLSQSQSRDQTSKSCNVHKTSSSSGIEFPSYSKHSERTVSRRNVNQSSISLGIDGASSTTLYRSEYKTVPSTTCAIHKIKEGAFQHTRNTNEHKFFKTVKN